In the genome of Chryseobacterium phocaeense, the window ATCCCGGAATCCTGAAGGAACTCCTGAAAGCCCTTCTTTATCTTTTAAAGATTTAATAGTATCTATCGCCTGTTTTACCAAAGAATTAGCCGTGTCAAATCCTTTTTTAATCGTTCCGTTGGTAATTTCAAAGAATGACTGTTCAGCCTTATCCAGCAGTTCAAAAACATCGGTGGATTCTTTATAGGAAGAATCAATTACATTGGCGGAAACATTGATAAGGCTTCTTAAAATATATTTTTCAAGAATCACACGTACGTGGTATTCAATATGGGCAGATGAGCTTACCCCCATGGTAAGGTCAATGATATAATGATCACCACCGGCCAGGTTGAGTTTGTCTTCTTTTTTTAATTCCTGGATAATCGTCATCAGATCCACAGGATGGTTCCCTTCATATAATTTTAAGATGGTACCGAAAATAACCTGATGTCTCGGGTCGTAAAATACTTCCGGAGTAAGAAGGTCAATAGAGTGGTCAAGCCCTTTTTTATCAATCAAAAAAGTTCCTATAACCAGCCTTTCAAAATCTACAGCATTGGGAGGCATTTTTCCATCCGCAATAGACAGTTCTCTTGCAAAGTTTCCGTGTGTAAGGGATGATAATGTTTCTTTCTGCGCCATGATGCAAAGATAGTTTATTTACAAAAAATAATTAAAAAATAGTAACTAACAAGTTATCACCAAACTCCTGTAAGACACAATGGACAGAAAGCAAAGGAATGTTAGTAAAAAATTGGGGATCAAAAATAAAAAAATTCAATAAGTAATACTCTATGTAATTAAAATAATGCACAAAAAAAAGACTGCCGGCTAGAGCAGTCTTTTTTTATGATATATGAATGAAAATTATTCTTTATTCTTTAACAGGATCCATCCTGAATATTTCGTTTCAGTACTGTTCTTGTCATTTTCATTCCATGAGATCGTATACCAGTACGTTCCGGTAGGGAGTTTTTTGCCGGAAGCGGTTCCGTCCCATTTATAATCTCTTATTTTATTGGCTTCGTAAAGCTTATTTCCATACCTGTCATATACAATGAATACAAGATTATTCTTATAAGACAGAGCAGAATAATCGATATCATCATTTACCTTATCCCCGTTCGGAGTAATCGCATTGATCAGGTTCGGTACTGTAATGGTGATCTGGGTAGGGTTACAGTTGTAGGAATCCTTCACGAATATTTTGTTGTCTCCTCTTGGAAGTCCGCTGAAGGTATTAGATGCCTGCCAGTTAACACCGTCTATTGAATACATGTATGGAGGAGTTCCACCTGTAGCATTCACTGTAATCGTATTGTTGCTGATGTCTACACTTGAAATAACCGGCTGCTTGGAAGCGAAAACCGTTACATTCTGTAGCGTATAACATTCTCCGGTTTTCAGTTTTACCCAATATGCGCCTATTCCAACGTTGGTGATCGCCTGTGTAGTTTCCCCGGTGCTCCATTCATATCCGTCAAATCCCGGTCCTGCATCCAGTGTGGTTTTAGCTTCAGCACAGATGGTTTTATCTTTAAGAACTGCAGATTTTACCGGAGGCATTACCACTAATGTGATCTTGGCAATGTCGTAACACTGGTTAGCATTGGTTACTCTTACAAAAACTTCTGAGTTCGTAGAAAGGTAAGTGGAAGGATTGGTAATAGGGTTGGTTTCTGCCTTGGCATCAACCAAAGTTTTATAGAATTTCTTTGTTTGTCCTGCTACTGCTCCAACTTCAACCTGGGTAAGGTCAAATACGGCACGGGTGATATCGTTTTCAATATAACATCTTTCAAACGTTGCATCTCTTAAAGTGATTACCGGATGGAATGTAAGGGTAATATTGGCTATCGCAGTACATCCAAAGTCAGAGATCACCTTAGCATACACTATTTTTTGAGCTGAAATATAAGCGGTAGGATTTGTAATCTCATTGGTGTCGGCAGTAAGATCTGCAAGCGTAGGATAGTATTTTTTTGTACCACCTGCAAATACATTGGCGGTAGTAAGGTCAAACTTCCCGGTTCCTTCACTGTCATTATTACATGCGAAAATAGTTGCATTTGTTGCGGTTATACTTGCATTCACAAATTTAAACTTCCCGCTTATGAAGCATTTGTTGATCACGTTGTCCGGGTTATCAGGATCCAGATACCGGATTCTGTAGTAATAGGTTGTTGCCGCATTTACTGTTGCAATGTTAAGCGGGTCATCTCCTGTCACTACATCATTTACATTATCATGGTAAGTAACTTTGAAGTTAGGGCTGTTCCCATTAATGATCCCTGTGGTAAGCGTATTGAAATTAAATTGTGATGGAAGTCCGCATACCATAACCGTCGTTGGATCTGTTGGTGCAGCTCCCGGAATTCCTGGCGGAATAAAAGGATTAGGAGCAAGAACGGGATCGTTGAACGCAGAACTTAAGGTAGCAGTCCCTCCCCAGATCATCTTAAATCCATCCGGAGAACTTCTGAAGTTGTCAATAACCAGATAATAGGTTTCTCCGGCCAGTACTTCCATATATGGGCTCCATTCGTCATCGTTTCCTGCATTTCCGTTGGTGTTAGGCGGTGGCGGTGGCGGAAGGGTTAATGTCAATCCGGTATTACCGGTTGGAATACTTCCATAATAATTACATCTTACCGGCTTTACAAAAACATTGTTTGTATTTAAAGAAGTACATCCGTTTGTGGTAGGACCGTAAACTGCAAAATCGTAGTCATCGCTATTTACATTAGGATCTATCGTGAAAGTAAGTGTTCCGGAAGTTGCTATCGTGAAAGTATACCAAACTGAAAAGTTTTCATTATCATCCAGACATCCGTTAGTAGCCGTGTTTTCTAGAACAGAACCCGGTCCTGATGGAGTGTATGAAAGCTCAGAGTTTCCACAAATCGGAATGGCCGAAACACAATCGGACTGTGCATAAAACACCTGCGCGATAAATAAAATTAAAAGAAGTAATGTTTTTTTCATGTTTAAAATGATTTTTGTGAAACAAGATTTGAATAAAACAAAAGTTATCAGCATTTATGTTAAAAAAACCGCCCCGGAGAGCGGTTTTTAAGACTTTAAGGAATTATTCTCTATTTTTTACGACTAGCCATCCCGAAAACTTGAATGGCGTATTCTTTTTATCATTTTCATTCCACGTTACAGAATACCAGTAGGTTCCTGTTGGAATCTTTTTACCGGCTACTGTTCCGTCCCACTTATATCCGTTGGATTTGTCAGCCTGATGGATTTTGGTTCCGTATCTGTCAAACACACTGAATATTAGACCATTTTTCCCGGAAAGTGCCGAGTAATCAATTACGTCATTTACACCGTCACCATTTGGCGTGATTACGTTAATAAGGTTAGGTACCACTACTGTGATCACAATCGGTTCGCAGTCATAAGCATCTTTTACATAAATCTGATGATCTCCTCTCGCAAGATTGGTGAATACATTAGAGTCCTGCCAGTTGATATTATCCATTGAGTATTTGTATTCCGGAGCTCCTCCGATTACATTTACCGTGATGGTATTATTTGAGATATCAATATTTGAAACCACAGGCTGCTCGGAAGCGTATACTTTTACATGCTGTATAGCAATACAATCACCTGTTTTCAGTTTAACCCAATAAGTTCCTACGGCTACATTATTGATAGATTGCGTAGTGGCACCGGTGCTCCATTCATATCCGTTGAATCCAGGACCTGCATCCAGTGTTGTTTTATCTTCAACACATATAATTTTATCCTGAAGAACGCTTGAATAAACAGGAGCAAGCACCGTCAGCGTTACTTTTGCAATAGAATAACATCCCTGGGCATTGAATACTTTTACGTAAACTACACCTGTAGGAGCATCATAGGCTAAGAAATTGGTAATTTCACTGGTCCCGTTTTCCGCATCGGCTAAAGACCTGTAATATTTTTTGGTAGCTCCCACCAGGGTTGTTACCGTTGCATTGCTCAGATTAAATGTTCCTATGGAAGGGTTGCCTTCATGGAAACACGCTCTTAGAGAAGCTTCGGTTACCGTCACCAGAGGATGGAATTTAAGCGTAATTTCCGCTGTTGCCGTACATCCGAATTCATTTGTTGCCTTCACAAATATTTTTCCTTCTGCTGATACAAACTGATAGATAGCCGGACTTGTAATTTCGTTGGTCCCTGCATTCAGGTCGAACATCGTAGGATAATATTTTAAAACATGTGTAGGCTGGGCTCCTATAGCAGCAGTGGTAAGATCAAATACAGATGTACCTGAATAATTATTGCTGCAATTGGTCAGCGTGGCATTATTTAAAGTAAAGCTTGCATTTTTAAATTTGAACTTTCCTGTAATGAAACAGCCGTTCATAGGATTGTTTGGGTGTGCAGGATCCTGATAAACAATTCTGTAATAATAGGTTGTTGCAGGATTTGTGATCTCTGCAGTAATAGGGTTTCCGCCCGTAATTGCATCGTTGGTATTCTTGTGATACGTTACACGGAAGTTAGTACTGTTACCATTGATAATTCCTGCGCTCAGCGTGGTAAAGTCAAATGCTGTAGTGTTAGAACACTCCATTACTTCATTCGGGTCTGTAGGGTTAGCAGCAGGAAGTCCCGGAGTTACAAATGGGAACGGTGCCAGTGTAGGATCGTTGAATGCAGAACTTAAGCTTGCAGTTCCTGTCCAGGTTAATGAGAACCCATCCGGAGAACTTCTGAAGTTGTCTACTACCAGATAATACGTTTCACCTGCGTTCACTACCATATGCGGACTCCATTCGCTTTGGTTTCCTCCCATACCATTGGTGTTTGGAGGTGGCGGCGGTGGAATTGTTAATGACAATCCTGTATTCCCTGTGGTAGTACCACCCCAGTAGTTACATCTGAGAGGGGTTACAAAAATATTGTTATTATTCAGAGAAGTACAGCCGTTAGTTGTAGGGCCGTATACTGCAAAGTCATAATCATCACCATTCACATTAGGGTCAATAGTAAATGCCAGTGTTCCGGATGTAGCTGCAGTAAATGAGTACCATACGGAAAAGTGTTCATTGTCGGTATCACTCAGACAAGAGTTCGCACCAATGCCCTCCAGAACATTTCCCGGTCCGGAAGGGGTATAGGAAATATCTGAATTTCCGCAGATAGATATTGCACTAATACAGTCTGATTGGGCATATAAGATGCGCGAGCAGATGATTAGAAAAACGAGTAATGCTTTTTTCATAAAGGGGGATTTAAAAAAAACAAATATAAAAAATTATTAAAGTTAAATTAAAGTTTTTGTGATATATTTAATGAAATCAACATATTTTTGTCTAATAGTTCATTTTCCTCAACTTGGGATTGGTGCTTGCCACAAGAAGAGCTACCAGCACGGTCATGCTTCCTCCAAAGACTACAGACCGTACCACGCCTAGTAATTTTGCCATAAGCCCGCTTTCAAACTGTCCCATTTCATTGCTGGACATGATGAAGATGGAGTTCACACTCAGGACACGTCCTCTGATATGATCCGGGGTTTTCAGCTGTACGATGGTTCCGCGGATCACCACGGAAATCCCGTCCAGCATTCCACTCATTACCAGGAATATAAAAGAGAGCCAATAAAACTTTGAAAGCCCGAAACCAATGATGCAGAGCCCAAAACCGGCCACCACGGCCAGAAGGATCTTCCCCTGGTTCTTTCTTAACGGAACTATCGCCAAAAGCGTAATAATACACATGGAACCTATGTCGGAAGCAGCATTCAGAAGCCCGAAACCTTCAGCACCGACATCCAGAATATCAGTA includes:
- a CDS encoding T9SS type B sorting domain-containing protein → MKKTLLLLILFIAQVFYAQSDCVSAIPICGNSELSYTPSGPGSVLENTATNGCLDDNENFSVWYTFTIATSGTLTFTIDPNVNSDDYDFAVYGPTTNGCTSLNTNNVFVKPVRCNYYGSIPTGNTGLTLTLPPPPPPNTNGNAGNDDEWSPYMEVLAGETYYLVIDNFRSSPDGFKMIWGGTATLSSAFNDPVLAPNPFIPPGIPGAAPTDPTTVMVCGLPSQFNFNTLTTGIINGNSPNFKVTYHDNVNDVVTGDDPLNIATVNAATTYYYRIRYLDPDNPDNVINKCFISGKFKFVNASITATNATIFACNNDSEGTGKFDLTTANVFAGGTKKYYPTLADLTADTNEITNPTAYISAQKIVYAKVISDFGCTAIANITLTFHPVITLRDATFERCYIENDITRAVFDLTQVEVGAVAGQTKKFYKTLVDAKAETNPITNPSTYLSTNSEVFVRVTNANQCYDIAKITLVVMPPVKSAVLKDKTICAEAKTTLDAGPGFDGYEWSTGETTQAITNVGIGAYWVKLKTGECYTLQNVTVFASKQPVISSVDISNNTITVNATGGTPPYMYSIDGVNWQASNTFSGLPRGDNKIFVKDSYNCNPTQITITVPNLINAITPNGDKVNDDIDYSALSYKNNLVFIVYDRYGNKLYEANKIRDYKWDGTASGKKLPTGTYWYTISWNENDKNSTETKYSGWILLKNKE
- a CDS encoding T9SS type B sorting domain-containing protein, producing the protein MKKALLVFLIICSRILYAQSDCISAISICGNSDISYTPSGPGNVLEGIGANSCLSDTDNEHFSVWYSFTAATSGTLAFTIDPNVNGDDYDFAVYGPTTNGCTSLNNNNIFVTPLRCNYWGGTTTGNTGLSLTIPPPPPPNTNGMGGNQSEWSPHMVVNAGETYYLVVDNFRSSPDGFSLTWTGTASLSSAFNDPTLAPFPFVTPGLPAANPTDPNEVMECSNTTAFDFTTLSAGIINGNSTNFRVTYHKNTNDAITGGNPITAEITNPATTYYYRIVYQDPAHPNNPMNGCFITGKFKFKNASFTLNNATLTNCSNNYSGTSVFDLTTAAIGAQPTHVLKYYPTMFDLNAGTNEITSPAIYQFVSAEGKIFVKATNEFGCTATAEITLKFHPLVTVTEASLRACFHEGNPSIGTFNLSNATVTTLVGATKKYYRSLADAENGTSEITNFLAYDAPTGVVYVKVFNAQGCYSIAKVTLTVLAPVYSSVLQDKIICVEDKTTLDAGPGFNGYEWSTGATTQSINNVAVGTYWVKLKTGDCIAIQHVKVYASEQPVVSNIDISNNTITVNVIGGAPEYKYSMDNINWQDSNVFTNLARGDHQIYVKDAYDCEPIVITVVVPNLINVITPNGDGVNDVIDYSALSGKNGLIFSVFDRYGTKIHQADKSNGYKWDGTVAGKKIPTGTYWYSVTWNENDKKNTPFKFSGWLVVKNRE